A genomic window from Acinetobacter chinensis includes:
- a CDS encoding pilus assembly PilX family protein, which translates to MKHQNHFQHQRGAALVVVLFILSLILVIGVLAIRQSITSLQLSMNSQVDDLLRQGSDAVMLSLEKPDRLGEFSTSAGLLGFIRRPENQGKELVFCFREGKKVFFDINTASMIYKDGSTIKNSSLGMSGYCDPTSTTDNHFTSNRRAVLTQVAIRRASATDTPFENFGTGTDAVSAKTDSNDRFTVYVTSVLPGLGAASMQQIRGCLTGNMSTVTNPTENTVSKCLEALEVPYSTQVAEYNYVTGFSS; encoded by the coding sequence ATGAAGCATCAAAATCATTTTCAACATCAGCGTGGGGCGGCACTTGTTGTTGTGCTGTTCATCCTGTCACTGATACTGGTGATTGGTGTGCTGGCGATCCGGCAAAGTATCACGTCATTGCAGCTTTCGATGAACAGCCAGGTCGATGATCTTTTGCGACAGGGTTCTGATGCAGTCATGCTTTCTTTGGAAAAACCAGACCGTCTTGGGGAGTTTTCCACTTCAGCAGGATTGCTGGGATTTATTCGTCGCCCTGAAAATCAGGGTAAAGAACTGGTGTTCTGCTTCAGGGAAGGTAAAAAAGTATTTTTTGATATCAACACTGCCAGCATGATTTATAAGGATGGCAGCACCATTAAAAACAGCAGTCTGGGGATGAGTGGATACTGTGATCCGACTTCAACTACAGACAATCATTTTACCAGTAACCGTCGGGCAGTACTGACACAGGTCGCTATCCGCCGTGCATCAGCAACAGATACACCATTTGAAAACTTTGGTACTGGAACAGATGCGGTTTCTGCAAAAACAGACAGCAATGATCGTTTTACCGTATATGTCACTTCTGTACTGCCTGGGCTGGGTGCCGCATCCATGCAACAGATCAGGGGTTGCCTGACAGGCAATATGAGCACAGTGACAAATCCGACAGAAAATACAGTGTCGAAATGCCTTGAAGCACTGGAAGTGCCATACAGCACACAGGTTGCCGAATATAACTATGTGACGGGGTTCAGCTCCTGA
- a CDS encoding PilW family protein, which produces MKTIKIRAEQKGLTLVEMMIALAIGLVITAVAIQLFLTSQSSLAVQKAMGDMQDSGNFGLEYIARDIRKANLGALSAVADGNMAQGGVILSQNNVTKYLATAAGGTLGEGFDVGYMTRGNETALTTAANSWTGISNMGGNVSSDQLTIQFKAIQTLYSDEEFNAMKNRDTGLSEAEKATVVGYDCSGEKITLQNIADRTYIIQRYFLRRDNDGSDTEPNDPLSLACAAGRYSLQSIEAARTAESSSADKKTFSPVIVTGKLLGQGEIVLRRVDHFHVLLGVSEGGYAAPGNMRYLTVKGYNDLMANATAVKPQIRSVRLGFVVRAQNSSGKNIDLKDIEKFTVLDQEDLKLKTADTNYLRKVTTQTVAMRNALGEAE; this is translated from the coding sequence ATGAAAACAATAAAAATAAGAGCGGAACAGAAGGGTTTGACCCTTGTTGAAATGATGATTGCACTTGCGATTGGCCTTGTGATTACAGCAGTTGCAATTCAGCTGTTTCTGACCAGTCAAAGCAGTCTTGCTGTTCAGAAAGCCATGGGAGATATGCAGGATTCTGGGAATTTTGGACTGGAATATATTGCCAGGGATATCCGGAAAGCCAATCTAGGGGCGCTCTCTGCTGTCGCAGATGGAAATATGGCGCAGGGTGGTGTCATTTTATCTCAGAACAATGTGACGAAATATCTGGCGACCGCAGCAGGTGGAACACTGGGTGAAGGTTTTGATGTCGGGTATATGACACGTGGCAATGAAACAGCACTGACCACAGCAGCCAACAGCTGGACGGGTATTTCCAATATGGGAGGTAATGTCAGCAGTGATCAGCTGACCATTCAGTTTAAGGCAATTCAGACGCTGTATTCAGATGAAGAATTCAATGCCATGAAAAACCGTGACACAGGATTATCTGAAGCTGAAAAGGCAACTGTTGTCGGTTACGACTGTTCCGGTGAAAAGATCACCTTACAGAATATTGCAGACCGGACTTATATCATTCAGCGTTATTTTCTGCGCAGAGACAATGATGGCAGCGACACAGAGCCAAATGATCCGCTTTCTCTGGCATGTGCAGCAGGACGTTACAGCCTGCAGTCTATAGAAGCGGCAAGAACAGCAGAAAGCAGCTCGGCTGATAAAAAGACATTTTCACCGGTGATCGTGACAGGAAAACTGCTGGGGCAGGGTGAAATTGTGCTGCGTCGCGTGGATCATTTTCATGTTCTGCTGGGTGTTTCTGAGGGGGGGTATGCAGCTCCTGGCAATATGCGTTATCTGACCGTTAAAGGCTATAACGATCTCATGGCAAATGCCACTGCAGTTAAACCTCAGATCAGAAGTGTACGCTTAGGTTTTGTGGTACGTGCTCAGAACAGTTCAGGCAAAAATATTGATCTGAAAGATATTGAAAAATTTACAGTGCTGGATCAGGAAGATCTCAAGCTGAAAACAGCAGATACCAACTATTTAAGGAAAGTCACGACGCAGACCGTAGCAATGCGTAATGCACTGGGGGAGGCTGAATAA
- the pilV gene encoding type IV pilus modification protein PilV translates to MKQSFNQQGAGMMEVLVALLLLSIGVLGFIALQYRAVDAGGEALVRTQAMGLAKELGERIRANQFALASYASGLNAASAATVTKCLGTQKCSSTDMAAYDVSDIQSKAEQLGLQIKMPKCDTAAGKDRYCIYVAWGKTKPIESTSDRQACTKGGIYLPTAKCVIMETYQ, encoded by the coding sequence ATGAAGCAATCATTCAATCAACAGGGTGCGGGCATGATGGAAGTGCTTGTGGCATTACTGCTGCTTTCCATAGGTGTGCTCGGTTTTATTGCACTACAGTATCGTGCTGTCGATGCCGGTGGCGAAGCTCTGGTCAGGACTCAGGCAATGGGTCTCGCTAAAGAGCTTGGTGAGCGGATTCGGGCAAATCAGTTTGCATTAGCGTCCTATGCATCGGGGTTAAATGCTGCTTCTGCTGCAACGGTGACCAAATGTCTGGGAACCCAGAAATGCAGCAGTACAGATATGGCAGCTTATGATGTCAGTGATATTCAGTCCAAAGCAGAGCAGCTTGGACTTCAGATCAAAATGCCGAAATGTGACACTGCAGCGGGCAAGGACCGTTACTGCATTTATGTGGCATGGGGAAAAACCAAACCGATTGAAAGTACTTCAGATAGACAGGCATGCACCAAGGGTGGAATTTATCTGCCAACGGCGAAATGCGTCATTATGGAGACCTACCAATGA